The window AAACAGAAGCGATTGAAGAGCTTGTAAAAATAGTTACAGCACGAACATCTACTGAAACCGTGACTACAGCAACCGAAGCCATTTCGCAGTTAAATGAAGTGCTGGAATATTACGAGGTGGGCAAAGAAGATTATGTCAATTACAGTTTTTTCACAGCTAAGCAAAAAGAAGAACTAACAACGGCGATTCAAAATGTACAATCTGCACTCAATGAAATGAATAAAACGATCCATTAACCGGAATGGAAATGAATTTACTAGCTTAAAACCATCTTTTTGCCTTGGGGTAAAAGGATGGTTTTTTAGAATATGGCTTTCTAATCAATTATGCCTTGGCATAATTGCGTCCGGAATCGCCTTTGTTCTAGCACAATGAAACCCCTTTCCGATTCCGTGATACCCGCTGAAATAAGTTAAAAGTTTGCATAATTTGAGTGTGGGTAAACATATAAAAGAAGACTGCTTAGAAAAACCCTACTATTTAAAACTAAGCTTTAGGAGGAATAGTAAAATGGCGAAATGGACAGTTGATGTGTCGCACGCGAATATTGGATTTCAAGTGAAACATATGATGGTATCAAAAGTAAAAGGTAACTTTGATTCATTTTCAGCCGATGTGGAAGCAGATGATTTATCTGACTTAACGACTGCAAACATTACGTTTAATATTGATGTAGCATCAATTACAACAAAAAGTAATGACCGTGATAACCACTTAAAATCAGCAGACTTTTTTGATGTTGAAAAATTTCCGAAGATCATATTTACATCGACGTCAATTCAAAAATCTGGTGATAGTTATGAGGTGACAGGAGATTTAACGATTAAGGATGTGACGAAACCGGTTACATTTGACGTAGAATACAACGGTAAAGGTACGACTCCTTGGGGCATTGAAGTTTATGGCTTTGAAGGGAAAGCAAAAATTAATCGTGAAAAATTTGGTCTAACTTGGAATGCTGCATTAGAAACGGGTGGCGTGCTCGTTGGAAAAGATATTAAAATTTCAGTTGAACTAGAAGTAAACCCAGCCCAAATTACAGAATAAAAATTGTGAATTCTACGTATACAGAAGAAAGACATAACTCAACATAATTGAATGAGTTGTGTCTTTTTTCGCTTGCATAGATTGTTCTAAACAAGAATTTGCAAACATCTCTAAAATTTGACCCACTTTATACTAAAGTCAGTTTATACGCTTGAAACCTTATTAGATTCCATGTGAAATTCCTACCATTTCTTTCAAGCGAATTCAACATTCAATAGGCAGGGGAGAACCGGTTTTGAAGTGGGCGTTTTACTAAATGTTCATAAGGAATCTAATGTGCAAATGCCGACATTCCAGCAAAAATGCAAAAGTACGGAACTTGTTATTTTAGAGCTGCATGCTTTTCGTAATGAGTAGCTAATTGTTTTAATTGCTGGTAAGAGAGGCTTTCCACTTTGGAAATGGTATCTTGTGAAAAGGATAGTGTTAAAACTTCAGTATTATTATTTTTAACGAGCATATACCATTTAAATGTAAAGTCACGGATTGTTTCGTTTTTGCTAATCTCTTTTAAAATATTGTAGCTGTCCTTAAATAAAGTATCCTCTGAAACAAATTCATTGCCTTGTAAATATAAAGTCACATCTTGTTGGTTTTCATGTTGCTTGAACTCAATATTTAAAATAATGTTTTCCAGTAATTGATTTAAAACAATATCCGTAATCGCAATAGTCGTTTGAGTTTGTAATTCCTCTGGTGAAATTTGGGTATTTGCGTCCTCAATTTTGTTTGTTTCCTTTGAATTTGTAAAATCCATTGTGAATTGAACGATCAAAACGCCAATAAAAATCGTCAAAAAGATGAGCATTACTTTAAGGAATTTATTCATACTACGAGTAACCTCCTTGTAACAGTAGCTCCTTAAAAATCAATTAGCCTTGGCCTAATTGTGTCCAGATTTTTTCGAGCTCGCTCGAAAAGCACCTCTGAAAAACTGTGACTTACCTCCAGAGGCATTATTTTGCTGAAGAAAGATAATACAACTGCCATTATGCCATAAAAAAATAAAAAAAGGACCGCCAAATGTGACAGTCCTTTAACTTCTTTTTAGCAGTAGTATCCACTCCTATAAGTAATCGAATTAAGTATTTTGTTCCTCATTATGAATAGTTGCCGCACACTCGTTAAAGTATAAAAATGATTCGTCCTCTAATTTTATCGCATTTTGAACATTAAGTCCGATTGATAAGGGTCCAGAAAAAATCTCTTCCCACCAAGTTTCAGTTACAACCATTAATATAGCCCCCTTGTACGATTATAATGCGCTGTGTTTACTAGAAGAAAGTATTCTTGTCCATTTCATTTATTAACGTCCGACTGTTTGGTAGCTCGTTTTTTTTCACTAATTCCTCCTTTCATGCAGGAAATCAATTGTGAATTGTAGTAGTTATTACTATAGTTAATATGTGTGAACCGATATAATTTATGCATAGTTTTTAAAGAAAGGATGGAAAAAAATGAATTTTACTGCGCAAGATGTTGAACAAATGATAGAGGATCAACGTGCATTTTATTTTACACGAACGACGAAAGAAGTAGAGTTCCGTAAGCAACAACTCGTGTTACTAAAAGCATCCATCAAAAAACATGAACACCAAGTAATAGAAGCGTTAGCATCTGATTTAAGAAAAAGTGAGTTTGAAGCATTTACAACTGAAATTGGAATAGTTTATGATAGCATTTCTTATTTTTTGAAAAATCTTGATAGTTGGATGAAACCGGAATTAGTAAAAACACCGATTCAATTTCAACCAGGGAAAAGCTATATTGTTCGTGAACCGTATGGCGTTGTATTAATTATTGGCCCATATAATTATCCATTCCAATTAATAATGGAGCCGCTTATTGGTGCAATTATTGGGGGCAATACGGCCATTGTGAAGCCTTCTGAATCAGCCGTGAATACTGCGGCAATTGTCAAAACAATTATTGAAGAAACATTCCCAGAAAATTATGTTCGTGTTGTTGAAGGGGAAAAGGATGAAGTAACCGCACTTATTCATGCGCCGTTTGATTATATTTTCTTTACAGGCAGTGTAGCTGTTGGAAAAGTAGTTGCCCGTGCTGCTGCAGAACGGTTAACACCAGTTGCACTTGAACTGGGTGGGAAAAGTCCTGTCATCGTTGACCAAACAGCCAATTTAGAAGTGGCTGTTAAACGAATTGCTTGGGGTAAATTTAATAATACAGGTCAAACATGTGTGGCACCTGACTACATACTTGTACATGAGTCCGTTGCGAAAAATTTTGTTAAGCTGATGAAAAAGGCGTTACGCGAATTTTACGGAGAGGATAGTCAAAACAGCGAGGATTATGGGCGCATTATTAACTTACGACAATTCGATCGCCTGCAAAAGATCCTTGATAGCGAACGAAATGCAGTTACATTTGGTGGAAGTACGAACCGTGAAGATTTATTTATTGAACCGACGTTGTTAGAAAATATTACGTGGGATAGTCCATCTATGGAAGATGAATTATTTGGACCGCTGCTGCCTATTATGACGTATAAAGAATTGCCGCAAGCGATACATGAAGTACGTAAATTGCCAAAACCATTAAGTGCGTATTTATTTTCTGAAAACGAAAAAGCGATTCAGTACTTTTTACAAGAGCTACCATTCGGTGGGGGTTGTATTAATGATGTGATTACACATGTCGGGAATACTCATTTACCGTTTGGGGGAGTTGGTCCATCGGGTATCAATGCCTATCACGGAAAAGCAAGTTTTGAAAACTTCACACATGCTAAATCCATTATGCAACGTTCAAATAAGCTAGCGAATAGTTTATTATTCCCACCGTATAAGCAAAAGGTGAAGCTTGTTCGTACGATTATGAAATAGAGGATTGACGAAAGCCCCCATTTAAATAGAAAATGGGGGCTTTATTGTTGGGAGAAATGACTAATTCAACTTAATCGGAAAGCTGATTAAAATGTCTGTTCCAACATTTTGTTTACTTGTGATTTTGATTGTACCGTTATGATCTTGAAGAATTTTATTAATAATCATCATACCTAAGCCGGTGCCTTTTGTTTTTGTCGTATAGAAAGGTTCAAAAATTCGCTCTAAAACATGTGGTGGAATGCCGGAACCGGTATCTTTTATGCTGATATAAACTATATTCTCATCGAGGTCATTACATAACACAATCGATATGGTACCACATCCATCTATTGCTTCCATCGAATTTTTAAAAAGATTGATAAAGACTTGTTTAATCTGATTTTCATTGCCATTAATAGTGACATTTTCATAAGTGTTGTCTATTTTTAGCGTAATGTTCCTTTGTTGAAATTCATATTGAAGAAATTGGACAACCTCGTCTAATGTTGCTCCTAAGTGAATCGGGACGAATTGATTGGCTTGCGGACGCGAAAGAACGAGAAATTCGGATAAAATTAAATCAATGCGTTCAATTTCCTTCTGAATAAGTTTTGTATATTCTTGATAAGGTGAAGAATCGCCCTCATTCATCATTTGAACAAAGCCAGATATGACCGTCATCGGGTTTCGAATTTCATGGGCGACACCCGCAGCCAGTTCGCCAACTAATTTGAGCTTCTCAGATTGTAAAACGAGCTGTTCATTTTCTTTAATATAAGAAATGTCACGGGAAATAAGCGAAATCGCAATCATCTTTCCGTGTGGGTCATAAATAGGCGATATAGAAACTTGAACGTCAAAAACGGTACCGTCTCGCTTCATATTCTGTGTTTCTAACAAGTGAAGACTTTCCCCCAGTAAAAGCCGTTTTGTCTGCTCAGCAATCTCCTCTACATTTCTAGGTGGCACAAGTGGCAAAGTTTTACCGATGCATTCCTCTTTCGTCCAACCATATAAACGTTCAAATGCTGGATTAACCGTAATAATCGTATCATCTAAATTAAAAACGGCAATGGCATCCTCTGCTTGTTCAAAAAACATGTTTAAATAAGCCTCTTTGGATGTCAAATTGTACTCACGATCTAAAGTAGACTGCTCTACATGATTCCATAGATACTTTACATAAAAAGTTTGTAGTAAACTAACACAGCAAACGAGTATTAAAAAAAATATAAATAAAAACTCATTAATCCCGCTGGAATTATTAAAAGGTATATGGGAGAAATTTAGGACGAAAATTGATTCTGCAACAACGATAAGAGAAAAAGTAATATTAAGCCGTATAGACCGGTAAATACTCAATACAATTAAAAAATATAAAAAAGAGTACAAGGTAATGATATTATCACTTTGATAGGTCAAAGATAACACAAAAAAATGCCAGCCAAAAATTAAGCAATATTGAAAAATTTTTGGATTCACTTTAAAGAAGTAAATGATTGAAAGGCTAATTGATATAGTAATACAAACGATTAAACTAAAAGTATTCAAATTAAAAAAGCCAAGCCATGGCGTAAAAATATGAAAAAGTACTGAACAAAGAAGAGTTACATAGATTAATTGATTTCGTTTATGTAAAATGTCTAGTTGTTGCATGATACCTCCAAAGTAAGAAATACTACCTATATAATACATGAATTTGCTATGTCGATAAATGGCGAATTTTGATATGATAATAGATAGTGAATAACTAAACGAAAATATTGTTTAAAACGGAGTGTTCAACCCCGAAATATATGTTTGATTATAAAAGGGAATATGTGGTCAGGAACATATGTTAATAAAGACTCAAGTAAAATGAAAAATTCTTATTTTGTACAAACGAAAGAATGGAAATTTATAAAAATGAGCAGTATGATGAAACTATATAAATTACGAGCGAATAAAAATTGGATTAAAGTAGAGTGTTTATGTTGTCAAGAACACCATAGTTGGAGGAACAAATTATGTATGCAGAAGAGCTATTAAGTACACTTATGCAAAAAAAGGTTATAGGACAATTACCGAACATCGTTAAGGACATTGCGATTGATTCTCGAAGTGTACAACCGAGCAGTCTATTTATTTGTATAAAAGGATATACAGTAGATGGTCATGAATACGCACAGCAAGCAGTGGATGCAGGGGCAACTGTGATTGTAACTGAGCGCGAGTTAGAGCTAGAAGGAAATGTAGCACAAATAATTGTCCAAAGCACAACGCGAACTTTAGGGCTATTAGCTGCCAAGTTTTTTGATTACCCATCGAATGATTTAATGATGGTTGGTATCACTGGAACGAACGGGAAAACGAGCGTTGCCGGCATTATTCATAATATTTTAATAGGGCTTGGTGAAAAATCAGCGCTATCAGGTACAATTGGATTTAATTTAAATGGTGTGCTATATGAATCAGCAAACACAACGAGTGACGCACTCAATACGCAACAAATGATTTTCCGTGCAAAAATGGAAGGTTGTCGTGCAATGGTCATGGAAGTTTCTTCTCACGGGTTAGCATTAGGTCGATTAGCAGGTGTTGATTATGATGTGGCCATTTTTACGAATTTAACGCATGATCATTTAGATTTCCATGGCACGATGGAGGAGTATGGAAATGCGAAAGGGCTACTATTTTCTCAGCTAGGACAAGATTTAGAGAAAAATAAACATGTTGTATTGAATGCCGATGATCCGTGGTCAAAAAAATATGCCGATGCAACACCTTTCCCAATATGGACATATGGTTTACATAATGATGCCATTTTCCGTGCAGAAAATTGCCTGTATGAAGATGGGATGACGCGTTTTGATATGGTCACTCCAGAAGGCACGTTTCATGTAAATATGCATTTATTAGGTGAATTTAATATTTATAATGTATTAGCTGCCACAGCGATGTTTTATGCGCGCGGCTTTGCATTAGAGGCTGTTATTGAACAAATCGAAATGTTGCCACCAGTAAAAGGGCGTATGGAAAAGGTCATGACCGATTTACCAATTCAACTTTTTGTCGACTATGCCCATACATCGGATGCTATTGAAAAAGCGATTAACGCCGCCTTACCGTATAAAAAGCCGGAGAATAAATTGATTTTCTTAGTTGGAACAGGTGGTGGACGAGATAAGACAAAACGTCCAGTTATGGCAGAAAAAGCATCGGTTGCGGATTATGTTATTTTAACGACAGATGACCCTCGTTATGAGGAATTTGATAGCATCACAGGTGACTTAGCAAAAGGGATGGCGCATGAAAATTATGCATGTATTGGAGACCGAGCTGAAGCCGTTCGTCATGCGATAGGTATTGCGAATGCTGGAGATATCATCATCTTTGCTGGCAAAGGGCATGAGGATTATCAAATTATTGAAAATACAAAATACCCACATAGTGATGCAGAAATTGCGATAGAAGCAGGGAAATTAAAATTTGTCTAATTCAGGTTTACATTTAATCACCGTTTGTGTATGAAGCGCACATACGGTGTTTTTTAGTGGCGACACGTTTAATAAAGAATGAACGTGCTACCATCTAGGAGGTGTATTGTTAAGTGATTCAATTATTTTTATTGAGCATGTTCATATATTGCATAGTGAGCTTGCCATTTTATTTGAGTATTCGCTATCTTTATATGAGAAAAAGAAAAATTATGTGGCCTAGGGAACTAGTCATGCTACTATTTTTCCTATATTGCGTTAGCATTTTTTCTCAAACAATCATTCCCGATTTCTATTTTATGAATGGAAAAATTGTTTTTGATACGACTAGTCCATATATGCGTAGCAACTTCACCCTACTTCAAACGATTCATTTATATTATGATCAGCTAAATGGTCCTTTTGCGACGATTGCGTTTTATAATTTAGCTGGAAATATTATTTTATTTATCCCTTTTGGATTTTTCATTCCACTGCTTTTTAAACGGTTTAGAGGCTGGTTTAAGATGCATATGGTCGCATTTTTCATTCCGTTGTTTATCGAGTGCACACAGCATTTTATCGGTCGTAGTATTGATGTAGATGATGTTTTATTAAATGCCATTGCGATTATTATCGGATTTATTTTATTTAAAGCATTGGACCGATTCCGTAAAAATAAGAAACATTAAGTAAAAAAGGTTGTAACTAATAGTACCTGTCTTTTAAAATAGGGAAGTATGGAAAAAGGAGACGAACAAAAAATGACTTTAGAACAAGATATATTATCACGTCGTACATTTGCAATCATCAGTCACCCCGATGCTGGTAAAACGACAATTACAGAAAAATTGCTGTTATTCGGCGGTGCAATTCGTGACGCAGGTACGGTAAAAGGAAAAAAATCAGGTAAATTTGCCACATCTGACTGGATGGAAATTGAAAAGCAACGTGGGATTTCTGTAACGTCTTCAGTAATGCAATTCGATTATTCAGATTGCCGTGTCAACATCCTAGACACACCAGGGCACCAAGATTTCTCTGAGGACACGTATCGTACATTATTGGCGGTAGACTCAGCTGTCATGGTAGTCGATGCAGCGAAGGGGATCGAGACACAAACGTTAAAACTATTTAAAGTATGTAAAATGCGCGGTATTCCGATTTTTACATTCATCAATAAGTTAGACCGACAAGGGAAAGAACCACTTGAATTGATTGAAGAGTTAGAGGAAGTTCTTGGCATTTCAGCATATCCAATGAACTGGCCAATCGGGATGGGGAAAGAATTCCTAGGTATTTACGATCGTTATAATCGTCGTATTGAACAATTCCGTACAGAAGAAGCGGATCGTTATTTACCACTTGATGAGGCAGGTCAATTAGCCGTAGAACATCCAATGAAAGTGACTTCTTACTATACGCAAGCGATGGATGATATTGAATTATTAAATGAAGCGGGTAATGCGTATTCTGAGGATAAAATTCGTCGTGGTGAGTTAACGCCTGTATTTTTCGGTTCGGCATTAACAAATTTCGGTGTTCAAACGTTCCTTGATACGTATTTAAAATTTGCACCAGTACCTCAACCACGTATTACAGAAGAGGAGCAATTTATTGATCCTGTAGACCATAAAGAATTTTCTGGTTTCATTTTCAAAATTCAAGCGAACATGAACCCTGCCCACCGTGACCGAATTGCGTTTGTGCGTATCGTATCGGGTAAATTTGAGCGAGGTATGAATATGACGCTTGCTCGTACTGGTAAATCATTTAAAGTGACACAATCCACGCAGTTTTTAGCGGATGATCGTGAAATCGTAGACGAGGCAGTAGCGGGAGATATTATCGGTCTTTATGATACAGGTACGTATCAAATTGGCGATACCGTTGTGGGTGGAAAAAAAGGCTTTAACTTTGAAAGACTTCCACAATTTACACCAGAAATTTTTATGCGCGTGTCCGCGAAAAACGTCATGAAAGGGAAGCAATTCCAAAAAGGCGTATTACAGTTAGTGCAAGAAGGCGCTATTCAATATTTTAAAACATTACACACGGAAGAAATTATTCTTGGAGCTGTTGGTCAATTACAGTTTGAAGTATTCCAACATCGTATGAGTAATGAATATAATGTTGAAGTAACGATGGATCCAATTGGTAGCAAAATTGCACGATGGATTGAGAACGAGGAAGATGTGAAGGATTCAATGCATTCACAACGTTCAATGCTTGTAAAAGACCGTTTTGACAATAAAGTATTTTTATTTGAAAATGAATTTGCAATGCGTTGGTTCTCAGATAAAAACGAAAACATTCAGTTGTATAGCTTCTTATAGGATTGTAAAAATAAAAGTGGATTTGGAAAATTATTCGTTTTCCAAATCCGTTTTTATTTTGGGCTTATTGGACAGCCCCCATTCGTTGTGTGTACCGTAAAGGTGTGCTTTTTTATCTCGGGCTTTCCTTTGAGCTACCTATACATCGCAGCGGTTACCGGTTAATACAAAATACAAGGATATTTTAACGAAATGCAAACGTACGTTAAATATTACATGTGATTATTATTTAACGAGCAAAAAAGAAATATAAAAATGCTACACTTTAAACGAATAGCTGGATATATAACGAAGAAATGGATACGTACACTTGTCCAAACAAATAACGTGTAAATAATCGTATTTTATTTCTCTAAATAACCTCATGATAATACAGTGCATACAAATCATTCAACGTTACTTTGCCAAACGCAAAGTCCACCACATGATGCTCGACTAAAAACGCCGTTAATTCACTTAACAATTGTGGCTCTGAACTTGGCAAATGTAATAGCGTCATTTCACTCACAAGTGTTTGCTGCTCAATAAATGGATACTTCGTTTTGATCGTTTCCTTTAACTTCTCATGCATCTTTTTCACACGTATTGTTTTAATGGTCGCTTTACTAAAGCCTTCGACGATCTCGTTGGCATCGACGAGCTTTCCCTCATTAAATAAGAAAATACG is drawn from Solibacillus sp. R5-41 and contains these coding sequences:
- a CDS encoding VanZ family protein; the protein is MLLFFLYCVSIFSQTIIPDFYFMNGKIVFDTTSPYMRSNFTLLQTIHLYYDQLNGPFATIAFYNLAGNIILFIPFGFFIPLLFKRFRGWFKMHMVAFFIPLFIECTQHFIGRSIDVDDVLLNAIAIIIGFILFKALDRFRKNKKH
- a CDS encoding UDP-N-acetylmuramoyl-L-alanyl-D-glutamate--2,6-diaminopimelate ligase, with translation MYAEELLSTLMQKKVIGQLPNIVKDIAIDSRSVQPSSLFICIKGYTVDGHEYAQQAVDAGATVIVTERELELEGNVAQIIVQSTTRTLGLLAAKFFDYPSNDLMMVGITGTNGKTSVAGIIHNILIGLGEKSALSGTIGFNLNGVLYESANTTSDALNTQQMIFRAKMEGCRAMVMEVSSHGLALGRLAGVDYDVAIFTNLTHDHLDFHGTMEEYGNAKGLLFSQLGQDLEKNKHVVLNADDPWSKKYADATPFPIWTYGLHNDAIFRAENCLYEDGMTRFDMVTPEGTFHVNMHLLGEFNIYNVLAATAMFYARGFALEAVIEQIEMLPPVKGRMEKVMTDLPIQLFVDYAHTSDAIEKAINAALPYKKPENKLIFLVGTGGGRDKTKRPVMAEKASVADYVILTTDDPRYEEFDSITGDLAKGMAHENYACIGDRAEAVRHAIGIANAGDIIIFAGKGHEDYQIIENTKYPHSDAEIAIEAGKLKFV
- a CDS encoding YceI family protein → MAKWTVDVSHANIGFQVKHMMVSKVKGNFDSFSADVEADDLSDLTTANITFNIDVASITTKSNDRDNHLKSADFFDVEKFPKIIFTSTSIQKSGDSYEVTGDLTIKDVTKPVTFDVEYNGKGTTPWGIEVYGFEGKAKINREKFGLTWNAALETGGVLVGKDIKISVELEVNPAQITE
- a CDS encoding aldehyde dehydrogenase, with the translated sequence MNFTAQDVEQMIEDQRAFYFTRTTKEVEFRKQQLVLLKASIKKHEHQVIEALASDLRKSEFEAFTTEIGIVYDSISYFLKNLDSWMKPELVKTPIQFQPGKSYIVREPYGVVLIIGPYNYPFQLIMEPLIGAIIGGNTAIVKPSESAVNTAAIVKTIIEETFPENYVRVVEGEKDEVTALIHAPFDYIFFTGSVAVGKVVARAAAERLTPVALELGGKSPVIVDQTANLEVAVKRIAWGKFNNTGQTCVAPDYILVHESVAKNFVKLMKKALREFYGEDSQNSEDYGRIINLRQFDRLQKILDSERNAVTFGGSTNREDLFIEPTLLENITWDSPSMEDELFGPLLPIMTYKELPQAIHEVRKLPKPLSAYLFSENEKAIQYFLQELPFGGGCINDVITHVGNTHLPFGGVGPSGINAYHGKASFENFTHAKSIMQRSNKLANSLLFPPYKQKVKLVRTIMK
- a CDS encoding peptide chain release factor 3; this encodes MTLEQDILSRRTFAIISHPDAGKTTITEKLLLFGGAIRDAGTVKGKKSGKFATSDWMEIEKQRGISVTSSVMQFDYSDCRVNILDTPGHQDFSEDTYRTLLAVDSAVMVVDAAKGIETQTLKLFKVCKMRGIPIFTFINKLDRQGKEPLELIEELEEVLGISAYPMNWPIGMGKEFLGIYDRYNRRIEQFRTEEADRYLPLDEAGQLAVEHPMKVTSYYTQAMDDIELLNEAGNAYSEDKIRRGELTPVFFGSALTNFGVQTFLDTYLKFAPVPQPRITEEEQFIDPVDHKEFSGFIFKIQANMNPAHRDRIAFVRIVSGKFERGMNMTLARTGKSFKVTQSTQFLADDREIVDEAVAGDIIGLYDTGTYQIGDTVVGGKKGFNFERLPQFTPEIFMRVSAKNVMKGKQFQKGVLQLVQEGAIQYFKTLHTEEIILGAVGQLQFEVFQHRMSNEYNVEVTMDPIGSKIARWIENEEDVKDSMHSQRSMLVKDRFDNKVFLFENEFAMRWFSDKNENIQLYSFL
- a CDS encoding nitrogen regulation protein NR(II), translated to MYYIGSISYFGGIMQQLDILHKRNQLIYVTLLCSVLFHIFTPWLGFFNLNTFSLIVCITISISLSIIYFFKVNPKIFQYCLIFGWHFFVLSLTYQSDNIITLYSFLYFLIVLSIYRSIRLNITFSLIVVAESIFVLNFSHIPFNNSSGINEFLFIFFLILVCCVSLLQTFYVKYLWNHVEQSTLDREYNLTSKEAYLNMFFEQAEDAIAVFNLDDTIITVNPAFERLYGWTKEECIGKTLPLVPPRNVEEIAEQTKRLLLGESLHLLETQNMKRDGTVFDVQVSISPIYDPHGKMIAISLISRDISYIKENEQLVLQSEKLKLVGELAAGVAHEIRNPMTVISGFVQMMNEGDSSPYQEYTKLIQKEIERIDLILSEFLVLSRPQANQFVPIHLGATLDEVVQFLQYEFQQRNITLKIDNTYENVTINGNENQIKQVFINLFKNSMEAIDGCGTISIVLCNDLDENIVYISIKDTGSGIPPHVLERIFEPFYTTKTKGTGLGMMIINKILQDHNGTIKITSKQNVGTDILISFPIKLN